From Deferrisoma camini S3R1, the proteins below share one genomic window:
- the purF gene encoding amidophosphoribosyltransferase — protein MDKHWHDHCGVFGIYNHPEAANLTYLGLHALQHRGQESAGIAVAEGDGMRFHLGMGLVHDIFDEPTLERLRGVHAIGHVRYSTAGSSELKNAQPFVVETVHGSIAFAHNGNLVNAEALRLRLEEEGSIFRGSSDTEVIAHLYARSRKEKLVDRLVDALGQVEGAYSLLVLIEKRLIAVRDPHGFRPLILGKVKDSYVVASETCALDLIGGEYLREVEPGELVMISAKGLESLRPFDPVPPRRCVFEHIYFARPDSVVFGQSVYRVRTALGRELAREHPVEADVVIPVPDSGIVAALGYSEASGIPFGMGLIRNHYVGRTFIEPEQSIRHFGVRLKLNAVRGVLQGKRVVVVDDSIVRGTTSQKIVKMIREAGAREVHMRISSPPTTYPCYFGIDTPTRTELIAANHTVDEINRFLTSDSLGYLSHEGLRRATKGDGYEFCDACFTGAYPVGSCCDEC, from the coding sequence ATGGACAAACACTGGCACGACCACTGCGGGGTGTTCGGCATCTACAACCACCCCGAGGCTGCGAACCTCACCTACCTGGGGCTCCACGCCCTCCAGCACCGGGGCCAGGAGAGCGCCGGCATCGCCGTGGCCGAGGGCGACGGCATGCGGTTCCACCTGGGCATGGGGCTGGTGCACGATATCTTCGACGAGCCCACCCTCGAACGGCTCCGGGGCGTGCACGCCATCGGGCATGTGCGCTACTCCACCGCCGGGTCGAGCGAGCTCAAGAACGCCCAGCCGTTCGTGGTGGAAACGGTCCACGGCTCGATCGCGTTCGCCCACAACGGCAACCTGGTCAACGCCGAGGCCCTCAGGCTCCGGCTGGAGGAGGAGGGCAGCATCTTCCGGGGCAGCTCCGACACGGAGGTGATCGCCCACCTCTACGCCCGCAGTCGCAAGGAGAAGCTGGTGGACCGGCTGGTGGACGCCCTGGGCCAGGTGGAAGGGGCGTACAGCCTGCTCGTGCTGATCGAGAAGCGGCTCATCGCGGTGCGCGACCCCCACGGGTTCCGGCCGCTGATCCTGGGCAAGGTCAAGGACTCGTACGTGGTGGCTTCGGAGACCTGCGCCCTGGACCTGATCGGCGGCGAGTACCTGCGCGAGGTGGAGCCGGGGGAGCTGGTGATGATCAGCGCCAAGGGTCTGGAGAGCCTCCGGCCGTTCGACCCCGTGCCGCCCCGGCGGTGCGTGTTCGAGCACATCTACTTCGCCCGGCCCGACTCGGTGGTGTTCGGCCAGTCGGTCTACCGGGTGCGTACCGCCCTGGGCCGGGAGCTGGCCCGGGAGCACCCGGTGGAGGCGGACGTGGTGATCCCGGTGCCCGACTCGGGCATCGTGGCCGCCCTGGGCTACAGCGAGGCCTCGGGGATCCCGTTCGGCATGGGGCTGATCCGGAACCACTACGTGGGCCGGACCTTCATCGAGCCGGAGCAGTCGATCCGGCACTTCGGGGTGCGTCTCAAGCTCAATGCGGTGCGGGGCGTGCTCCAGGGCAAGCGGGTGGTGGTGGTGGACGACTCGATCGTGCGGGGCACCACGAGCCAGAAGATCGTGAAGATGATCCGGGAGGCTGGTGCCCGGGAGGTGCACATGCGGATCTCCTCGCCGCCCACCACCTACCCCTGCTACTTCGGCATCGACACGCCCACCCGCACCGAGCTCATCGCGGCCAACCACACGGTGGACGAGATCAACCGGTTCCTGACCTCGGACTCCCTGGGGTACCTGAGCCACGAGGGGCTGCGGCGGGCCACCAAAGGAGACGGGTACGAGTTCTGCGACGCCTGCTTCACCGGCGCCTACCCGGTGGGCAGTTGCTGCGACGAATGCTAG
- a CDS encoding Nif3-like dinuclear metal center hexameric protein, translated as MSLTVSEIARAMESVAPLSLAEPWDRPGLQLGDPRARVRTVLVALDPSPAAVAAALSQKAELLLTHHPLFLEPLACIDLSTPLGRKIHDLLTAGVAVYCAHTNLDRAVGGVNDRLAAKLGLVEVEPLPEPGKDGPSLGRVGRLPDPMPLAEFAREAAGRLSAPTARVVGDPLRRVARVAVCGGSGASLWRAAQAAGAQVLVTGDVRHHAALDAREAGMALVDVGHAVGERSAVEALAEAVQAVPQGEQGGVKVVVLEEDEPWSPVRT; from the coding sequence GTGTCGCTGACCGTCTCCGAGATCGCCAGGGCGATGGAATCGGTGGCGCCCCTGTCCCTGGCCGAACCCTGGGATCGGCCGGGTCTGCAGCTGGGTGACCCCCGCGCCCGGGTCCGGACCGTGCTGGTGGCCCTCGACCCCTCCCCTGCGGCCGTGGCCGCGGCCCTGAGCCAAAAGGCCGAGCTCCTCCTCACCCACCACCCCCTCTTCCTCGAACCCCTTGCCTGCATCGACCTCTCGACCCCCCTGGGCCGGAAGATCCACGACCTGCTGACGGCAGGGGTGGCGGTGTACTGCGCCCACACCAACCTGGACCGAGCCGTGGGCGGGGTGAACGACCGGTTGGCCGCGAAGTTGGGGCTGGTGGAGGTGGAGCCGCTGCCCGAGCCCGGCAAGGACGGGCCGAGCCTGGGGCGGGTAGGGCGGTTGCCGGATCCGATGCCCCTGGCGGAGTTCGCCCGGGAGGCGGCAGGCCGCCTCTCGGCCCCCACCGCCCGGGTGGTGGGCGACCCGTTGCGCCGGGTGGCGCGGGTGGCGGTGTGCGGGGGCAGTGGGGCGTCGCTGTGGCGGGCCGCCCAGGCGGCCGGGGCCCAGGTGCTGGTCACGGGCGACGTGCGTCACCACGCCGCCCTCGACGCCCGGGAGGCGGGGATGGCCCTGGTGGACGTGGGCCACGCCGTGGGCGAGCGAAGCGCCGTGGAGGCGCTGGCCGAGGCGGTGCAAGCCGTTCCGCAAGGGGAACAAGGGGGGGTGAAGGTGGTGGTGCTGGAGGAAGACGAACCCTGGAGCCCGGTCCGAACCTGA
- the pyrE gene encoding orotate phosphoribosyltransferase — protein sequence MTEDMQALWQELLSLVRDKSYERRRVVLASGRESDFYVDGKQTALHPRGAYLIGRLFFDRLRGFGEVEGVGGMTLGADPLATATSLVSQLQGRPVPAFIVRKEPKGHGTRRWIEGGKNLRPGARVVVLEDVVTTGGSSLRAIERIEEEGYAVLGVLALVDREEGGRQAIESRGYRFEALFTKADVVG from the coding sequence ATGACCGAAGACATGCAAGCCCTGTGGCAGGAGCTGCTCTCCCTGGTGCGCGACAAGAGCTACGAGCGCCGCCGGGTGGTGCTGGCCTCGGGTCGTGAGAGCGACTTCTACGTGGACGGCAAGCAGACCGCACTCCACCCCCGGGGGGCGTACCTGATCGGCCGCCTGTTCTTCGACCGCCTCCGGGGGTTCGGCGAGGTGGAGGGGGTGGGGGGCATGACCTTGGGGGCCGACCCCCTGGCCACCGCCACCAGTCTGGTCTCCCAGCTCCAGGGGCGGCCCGTGCCGGCGTTCATCGTTCGCAAGGAGCCCAAGGGCCACGGCACCCGGCGGTGGATCGAGGGGGGCAAGAACCTGCGGCCCGGGGCGCGGGTGGTGGTGCTGGAGGACGTGGTGACCACCGGCGGGTCGAGCCTTCGGGCGATCGAACGGATCGAGGAGGAAGGGTATGCCGTGCTCGGCGTTCTGGCCCTGGTGGATCGCGAGGAGGGGGGAAGGCAGGCCATCGAGTCCCGGGGGTACCGGTTCGAGGCCCTGTTCACCAAGGCCGACGTGGTGGGCTGA
- a CDS encoding histidine triad nucleotide-binding protein: MAECIFCKIVSGEIPADKVWEDDHAVAFRDIRPIAPVHVLIVPRAHRESFADLTAEDAPFLASLARAIGEIAEKEGVARSGYRLISNTGPDAGQEVFHLHVHLLGGRPLGPMLKKA; this comes from the coding sequence GTGGCTGAGTGCATCTTCTGCAAGATCGTGTCGGGGGAGATCCCGGCCGACAAGGTGTGGGAGGACGACCACGCGGTGGCGTTTCGGGACATCCGTCCCATCGCGCCGGTGCACGTGCTCATCGTGCCCCGGGCCCACCGGGAGAGCTTCGCCGACCTGACCGCCGAGGACGCCCCGTTCCTGGCGAGCCTGGCCCGGGCGATCGGGGAGATCGCCGAGAAGGAGGGGGTGGCCCGGAGCGGCTACCGGCTGATCAGCAACACCGGGCCCGATGCCGGACAGGAGGTGTTCCATCTCCACGTGCACCTGCTGGGCGGCCGTCCCCTGGGCCCCATGTTGAAGAAGGCCTGA
- a CDS encoding phosphoribosylformylglycinamidine synthase subunit PurQ: MPKVKALVLTGNGTNCEREMAHACRLAGAEATVVHTAEVFAGRVRLADYDFLNLPGGFLDGDDLGAAKAGAVRFRYGRVRDNGTHRFFDDLMAFVAAGKLVLGVCNGFQLLVKLGLLPALGERYGEPTASLTHNDSGRFEDRWVYLRVDPATPCVFTRGLDRLYYPVRHGEGKFVTGSPRVLAEMESAGLVALRYTDPQGNPTQAYPWNPNGSPAAVAGVCDPTGRVFGLMPHPEAFLHRTNHPRWTREDLPEEGQGLALFRNAVEYLRG; encoded by the coding sequence ATGCCCAAGGTGAAGGCCCTGGTGCTGACCGGAAACGGCACCAACTGCGAACGCGAGATGGCCCATGCGTGCCGGCTGGCCGGTGCCGAGGCCACCGTGGTGCACACGGCCGAGGTGTTCGCCGGCCGGGTGCGGCTGGCGGACTACGACTTCCTGAACCTCCCCGGCGGGTTCCTGGACGGCGACGACCTGGGCGCGGCCAAGGCCGGGGCGGTTCGGTTCCGGTACGGCCGGGTGCGGGACAACGGGACCCACCGGTTCTTCGACGACCTCATGGCCTTCGTGGCGGCCGGCAAGCTGGTGCTGGGCGTGTGCAACGGGTTCCAGCTCCTGGTGAAGCTCGGTCTCCTTCCGGCCTTGGGCGAGAGGTACGGCGAGCCCACCGCGAGCCTCACCCACAACGATTCGGGTCGGTTCGAGGACCGGTGGGTCTACCTGCGGGTCGATCCGGCGACCCCGTGCGTGTTCACCCGGGGCCTGGACAGGCTGTACTACCCGGTGCGCCACGGCGAGGGAAAGTTCGTGACCGGATCGCCCCGGGTCCTGGCCGAGATGGAGTCGGCAGGGCTCGTGGCGCTCCGGTACACCGACCCCCAGGGCAATCCCACCCAGGCCTACCCCTGGAACCCCAACGGCAGCCCCGCCGCCGTGGCCGGGGTGTGCGACCCGACCGGCCGGGTGTTCGGGCTGATGCCCCACCCCGAGGCGTTCCTCCACCGGACCAACCACCCCCGGTGGACCCGGGAGGACCTGCCCGAGGAGGGCCAGGGCCTGGCGCTGTTCCGCAACGCCGTGGAGTACTTGAGAGGCTAG
- a CDS encoding zinc ribbon domain-containing protein, with protein sequence METGQQDVLTLLERLQQVADEIDRLTARRKEAEEARARAEEDLRETQQNLDAYRERAHALDIERRKRELAIKDGKERIQRIKSRMGDVKTSREYQAVLAEMSSAKQTVAQEEQALERDVEELEAVRVDMERIETRVRDLEGALAEAEQRLNSVMEETEQAMAGHRAEEQRILGDLPQDVVDRYRLIRSRRGGLAVVEARDEACTACYMRIPPQMYIEIIRRTRVLQCPNCHRILVPPRETPEAG encoded by the coding sequence TTGGAGACCGGACAGCAGGACGTGTTGACGCTATTGGAACGGCTGCAGCAGGTGGCGGACGAGATCGACCGGCTGACCGCCCGCCGCAAGGAGGCGGAGGAGGCCCGGGCCCGGGCCGAGGAGGACCTGCGGGAGACCCAGCAGAACCTCGACGCCTACCGCGAGCGGGCCCACGCCCTCGACATCGAGCGCCGCAAGCGGGAGCTGGCGATCAAGGACGGCAAGGAGCGGATCCAGCGGATCAAGTCGCGGATGGGCGATGTCAAGACGAGCCGCGAGTACCAGGCGGTGCTGGCCGAGATGAGCTCCGCGAAGCAGACCGTGGCCCAGGAAGAGCAGGCCCTGGAGCGGGACGTGGAGGAGCTCGAGGCCGTGCGGGTGGACATGGAGCGGATCGAGACCCGGGTGCGGGATCTCGAAGGCGCCCTGGCGGAGGCGGAGCAGCGTCTCAACTCGGTGATGGAGGAGACCGAGCAGGCCATGGCCGGGCACCGGGCCGAGGAGCAGAGGATCCTCGGCGACCTGCCCCAGGACGTGGTGGACCGGTACCGCCTCATCCGCTCGCGGCGGGGGGGGCTCGCGGTGGTCGAGGCCCGTGACGAGGCGTGCACGGCCTGCTACATGCGGATTCCTCCCCAGATGTACATCGAGATCATCCGGCGCACGCGGGTGCTCCAATGCCCCAACTGCCACCGGATCCTGGTGCCCCCGCGGGAAACGCCCGAGGCGGGGTGA
- a CDS encoding nucleotide sugar dehydrogenase, translating into MSHDFSTIPERLRAGDATLAVVGLGYVGLPLAVAFGRKVPVVGFDVSQSKVESLRNGADPTGELGPDELASTRIDYTTNPGDLRRASFIVVAVPTPIDRHKKPDLGPIVAASRAIGQNLTPGAVVVYESTVYPGVTEEVCVPVLERESGLRCGTDFRVGYSPERINPGDKEHTLERIVKVVAGQDADTLEVVARVYELVVEAGVHRAPTIRTAEAAKVIENTQRDLNIALMNELSVIFNRMGIDTRAVLEAAGTKWNFLRFTPGLVGGHCIGVDPYYLTYKAEELGYKPQVILAGRAINDGMGKYVAENTVKGLIRCGKVVQGSRVLVLGLTFKENVSDLRNSRVKDVIRELQEYGVEVVAHDPLADPAEAEREFGLRPVGLDEAGPVDGIVAAVGHDAYRDLTLERLKGFYRENGRGVLADVKMRYDRIEAEAVGLYYWSL; encoded by the coding sequence ATGTCGCACGACTTTTCGACGATTCCGGAGCGGCTGCGGGCCGGCGATGCAACGCTGGCCGTGGTGGGGCTGGGGTACGTGGGGCTCCCCCTGGCCGTGGCGTTCGGGCGCAAGGTGCCGGTGGTGGGGTTCGACGTGAGCCAGTCCAAGGTGGAGTCGCTGCGAAACGGCGCAGACCCCACCGGCGAGCTGGGGCCGGACGAGCTGGCATCGACCCGGATCGACTACACCACCAACCCGGGGGACCTCCGGAGGGCGTCGTTCATCGTGGTGGCCGTGCCCACGCCCATCGACCGGCACAAGAAGCCGGACCTGGGGCCGATCGTGGCGGCCAGCCGGGCCATCGGCCAGAACCTCACGCCCGGTGCGGTGGTGGTGTACGAGTCCACCGTGTATCCCGGGGTCACCGAGGAGGTGTGCGTGCCGGTGCTCGAGCGCGAGTCGGGGCTGAGGTGCGGCACGGACTTCCGGGTGGGGTACTCGCCCGAGCGGATCAACCCGGGGGACAAGGAGCACACCCTGGAGCGGATCGTCAAGGTGGTGGCCGGGCAGGACGCCGACACCCTGGAGGTGGTCGCCCGGGTGTACGAGCTGGTGGTGGAGGCCGGGGTCCACCGGGCGCCCACCATCCGGACGGCCGAGGCGGCCAAGGTCATCGAGAACACCCAGCGCGACCTGAACATCGCGCTCATGAACGAGCTGTCGGTGATCTTCAACCGCATGGGCATCGACACCCGGGCCGTGCTGGAGGCGGCCGGCACCAAGTGGAACTTCCTCCGGTTCACGCCGGGGCTGGTGGGGGGGCACTGCATCGGCGTGGATCCGTACTACCTCACGTACAAGGCCGAGGAGCTGGGGTACAAGCCCCAGGTGATCCTGGCGGGCCGGGCCATCAACGACGGCATGGGCAAGTACGTGGCCGAGAACACGGTGAAGGGCCTGATCCGGTGCGGAAAGGTGGTGCAAGGTAGCCGGGTCCTGGTGCTGGGGCTCACGTTCAAGGAGAACGTGTCCGACCTGCGCAACTCCCGGGTGAAGGACGTGATCCGCGAGCTCCAGGAGTACGGCGTCGAGGTGGTGGCCCACGACCCCCTGGCCGATCCGGCCGAGGCCGAGCGGGAGTTCGGACTGCGGCCGGTGGGCCTGGACGAGGCCGGCCCGGTGGACGGCATCGTGGCCGCGGTGGGCCACGACGCCTACCGGGACCTCACCCTGGAGCGCCTCAAGGGGTTCTACCGGGAGAACGGCCGCGGCGTGCTGGCCGACGTGAAGATGCGCTACGATCGGATCGAGGCCGAGGCCGTGGGGCTGTACTACTGGTCGCTGTAG
- a CDS encoding TlpA disulfide reductase family protein: MAAGLRIAAVAPLLLLLLGAGCAGMGVEGPAVQVPAPPPPADGHVAVGKGYIDFVGRDLGGKEVRLSDLVGRKVVILQFWGIRCSPCLEEMPFLAGLQERYGPEGLQVLGVNTDRTAAEALSRAMAERNLAPPYPILVDPDLAISQHYTKWLIPVTVVIDRRGVVRAVHTGFKRAMAPRFEEEVRAILRESG, translated from the coding sequence ATGGCGGCGGGGCTCCGGATCGCTGCGGTGGCGCCGCTCCTCCTGCTCCTTCTGGGGGCTGGATGCGCCGGGATGGGGGTGGAGGGTCCGGCGGTGCAGGTACCGGCCCCCCCACCCCCGGCCGACGGACACGTGGCCGTGGGCAAGGGGTACATCGACTTCGTGGGGCGGGACCTCGGGGGCAAGGAGGTCCGGCTCTCGGACCTGGTGGGCCGGAAGGTGGTGATCCTCCAGTTCTGGGGCATCCGGTGCAGCCCGTGCCTCGAGGAGATGCCGTTCCTGGCGGGGCTCCAGGAGCGCTACGGCCCCGAGGGCCTCCAGGTGCTCGGGGTCAATACCGACCGCACCGCGGCGGAGGCCCTGTCCCGCGCCATGGCGGAACGGAACCTGGCCCCCCCGTACCCGATCCTGGTGGATCCCGACCTGGCGATCTCCCAACACTACACGAAGTGGTTGATTCCGGTGACCGTGGTGATCGACCGGCGCGGCGTGGTGCGGGCGGTGCACACCGGGTTCAAGCGTGCGATGGCCCCGCGGTTCGAGGAAGAGGTGCGGGCGATCTTGAGGGAGAGCGGATGA
- a CDS encoding HEAT repeat domain-containing protein, whose translation MGWRFVCRGPGRKWFALGLVLCTAWSAGAAMRTLPRGRTQGSEAVRRAVAAPTEDGRLEALIGVLEGEDIPAALEAMELLYQMGPRAVPRLVSEMRRTRNNWLIGATLVRMGAEAVTPLIEILEEADEPTTIDCIYLLGEIQDRRAVPTLIRYLDDPRDDVRRYAVTALLQIGGPRAVEAVLGRLVREDKGLSGMIVEALLRYGRDNAEPVIQALQSPDPRVREEAAYLLGGLGDLRAVDPLVGALADEDPRVRKNAAFSLGKLAENLDDAAWVADALADRLGDDDEQVAETARAALVRFGKTAVERLVELCRTGPPAVKVRALNVLRDIGDPRAEKVMIELLDHPVRAVRIAAVAGLVAVGTARAVEPLLQALRDEDLRWFAGLALERVGAEKPELFFSASPNDPTMSLRFQILQRLGTAVVPFLEEELRADNPGRKAAACWVLGEIGDPAAAPDLAGVLDDPRVGWLAARALAKLGEAGCKALLDALEAGRGERAALHAVEGLALCDTDEAWDAVEGAVSAGLPRQARVRAAVLVSRYGDPVRVDRVREYLNTEGQDLWPEVEAALRAEKQVR comes from the coding sequence ATGGGGTGGAGGTTCGTCTGCCGAGGCCCGGGGCGAAAGTGGTTTGCCCTGGGCCTCGTCTTGTGTACGGCGTGGAGCGCCGGCGCCGCCATGCGCACCCTGCCCCGGGGCCGCACCCAGGGGTCCGAGGCCGTCCGCCGGGCCGTGGCCGCGCCCACCGAGGACGGCCGCCTCGAGGCGTTGATCGGGGTGCTCGAGGGCGAGGACATCCCGGCCGCGCTCGAGGCCATGGAGCTGCTGTACCAGATGGGCCCCCGGGCCGTGCCCCGGCTGGTGTCGGAGATGCGGCGCACCCGCAACAACTGGCTCATCGGGGCCACCCTGGTCCGGATGGGGGCCGAGGCCGTGACGCCCCTGATCGAGATCCTCGAGGAGGCGGACGAGCCCACCACCATCGACTGCATCTACCTCCTCGGAGAGATCCAGGATCGCCGCGCCGTGCCCACCCTGATCCGGTACCTGGACGACCCCCGGGACGACGTGCGGCGGTACGCGGTCACCGCGCTGCTGCAGATCGGGGGCCCCCGGGCGGTGGAGGCCGTCCTGGGCCGGCTGGTCCGGGAGGACAAGGGGCTCTCCGGCATGATCGTGGAGGCCCTGCTCCGGTACGGCCGGGACAACGCCGAGCCCGTGATCCAGGCCCTCCAGAGCCCCGACCCCCGGGTGCGGGAGGAAGCGGCCTACCTGCTCGGCGGCCTGGGGGATCTGAGGGCCGTGGACCCCCTGGTGGGGGCCTTGGCCGACGAGGACCCGCGGGTCCGCAAGAACGCGGCGTTCTCCCTGGGCAAGCTGGCGGAGAACCTGGACGACGCCGCGTGGGTGGCGGACGCCCTCGCGGACAGGCTGGGCGACGACGACGAGCAGGTCGCCGAAACGGCCCGGGCGGCGCTGGTGCGGTTCGGGAAGACCGCGGTGGAGCGCCTGGTGGAGCTGTGCCGCACCGGGCCGCCCGCCGTCAAGGTGCGGGCGCTCAACGTCCTGCGCGACATCGGCGACCCCCGCGCCGAGAAGGTGATGATCGAGCTGCTCGACCATCCCGTGCGGGCCGTGCGGATCGCGGCCGTGGCGGGGCTGGTGGCCGTGGGCACGGCCCGGGCCGTGGAACCCCTGCTCCAGGCCCTGCGCGACGAGGACCTGAGGTGGTTCGCCGGCCTGGCCCTGGAGCGGGTGGGGGCGGAGAAGCCCGAGCTGTTCTTCTCCGCGAGCCCCAACGACCCCACCATGAGCCTTCGGTTCCAGATCCTCCAGCGCCTGGGCACGGCGGTGGTTCCGTTCCTGGAGGAGGAGCTGCGTGCCGACAACCCGGGCCGCAAGGCTGCCGCGTGCTGGGTGCTCGGCGAGATCGGGGACCCGGCGGCCGCGCCGGACCTGGCCGGGGTCCTCGACGACCCCCGGGTGGGGTGGCTCGCGGCGCGGGCCCTGGCCAAGCTGGGGGAGGCGGGCTGCAAGGCGCTGTTGGATGCCCTGGAGGCGGGCCGGGGCGAGCGGGCCGCCCTCCATGCGGTCGAGGGCCTGGCCCTGTGCGACACCGACGAGGCCTGGGACGCGGTGGAGGGGGCCGTGTCGGCCGGCCTCCCCCGGCAGGCCCGGGTGCGGGCCGCGGTGCTCGTGTCGCGCTACGGAGACCCGGTCCGGGTGGACCGGGTCCGCGAGTACCTGAACACCGAGGGCCAGGACCTGTGGCCGGAGGTCGAGGCGGCCCTCCGGGCCGAGAAACAGGTGAGGTAG
- a CDS encoding multiheme c-type cytochrome, with product MRRLVWGLMFLLVAGPAGAVDLAGYVGSARCGECHADKYEGWKETFHATVVQDARKNPDVILGDFSVPNLGFTKDDVDYVIGGHWDQRYMKKIGDDYFVLPKLWSIQSQQWRPYNVWSWRKKPYGKFCKGCHVTGFDPATGAVAEHRIGCEACHGPGRAHAEAGGEGPIVHPGKLPEDRSEMVCAACHVRGRDPSGTYYFPVGFRPGEDLGRYYVPLDKQPDETNSQAILRNFAKWKEERSGKNKVRCDVCGIYGADKKPRKEVEGAMSFCFGCHEFKDRYAEHTHHPDTAKLVCFDCHVQQTKDLMAQEQAKRDVHSYGYFLVHPDNCYDRRIERTCPKCHGDRGQEWARRTVERWRRPLELDH from the coding sequence ATGAGGCGTCTCGTTTGGGGGTTGATGTTCCTGCTGGTCGCCGGGCCGGCGGGTGCGGTGGATCTCGCGGGGTACGTGGGCAGCGCCCGGTGCGGGGAGTGCCACGCCGACAAGTACGAGGGGTGGAAGGAGACGTTCCACGCCACGGTGGTCCAGGACGCCCGGAAGAACCCCGACGTGATCCTGGGCGACTTCTCGGTGCCCAACCTGGGGTTCACCAAGGACGACGTGGACTACGTGATCGGCGGTCACTGGGACCAGCGGTACATGAAGAAGATCGGGGACGACTACTTCGTGCTGCCCAAGCTCTGGAGCATCCAGTCCCAGCAGTGGCGCCCCTACAACGTGTGGTCGTGGCGGAAGAAGCCCTACGGGAAGTTCTGCAAGGGCTGCCACGTGACCGGGTTCGACCCGGCCACCGGGGCCGTGGCCGAGCACCGGATCGGGTGCGAGGCCTGCCATGGGCCGGGCCGGGCCCACGCCGAGGCCGGGGGCGAGGGGCCGATCGTGCACCCGGGCAAGCTGCCCGAGGACCGGAGTGAGATGGTCTGCGCGGCGTGCCACGTGCGCGGCCGCGACCCGTCCGGAACCTACTACTTCCCGGTGGGGTTCCGGCCGGGCGAGGACCTGGGCCGGTACTACGTGCCCCTCGACAAACAGCCCGACGAGACGAACTCCCAGGCCATCCTGCGCAACTTCGCCAAGTGGAAGGAGGAGCGCAGCGGGAAGAACAAGGTGCGCTGCGACGTGTGCGGCATCTACGGCGCCGACAAGAAGCCCCGGAAGGAGGTGGAGGGGGCCATGTCGTTTTGCTTCGGCTGCCACGAGTTCAAGGACCGCTACGCCGAGCACACCCACCACCCCGACACGGCGAAGCTGGTGTGCTTCGACTGCCACGTCCAGCAGACCAAGGACCTGATGGCCCAGGAACAGGCGAAGCGGGACGTGCACTCCTACGGGTACTTTCTTGTGCACCCCGACAACTGCTATGATCGCCGGATCGAGCGGACCTGCCCCAAGTGCCACGGCGACCGGGGCCAGGAGTGGGCTCGCCGCACCGTGGAGCGGTGGCGGCGGCCCCTGGAGCTCGACCACTGA
- a CDS encoding peroxiredoxin family protein: MSFSAGKKAIMVGAALVVAWAGLARAQETAMRLQIGDKAPNFTLEDFATGKPVSLDQFLGRKVIMLEFWATWCDICKGEMPRLEQEYRQYKDKGYQLLAITLSRGDKKDRQKIRTLREKYKLTYPMLMDTEFEVATKIYGLSGPIPLKVIIDCQGVIRYAHVGDYADGISEVPFVLDELLTDPACKP, from the coding sequence ATGTCGTTTTCGGCGGGGAAGAAAGCGATCATGGTGGGGGCGGCTCTGGTCGTGGCCTGGGCCGGCTTGGCCCGCGCCCAGGAAACCGCCATGCGGCTCCAGATCGGCGACAAGGCCCCCAACTTCACCCTGGAGGACTTCGCGACCGGAAAGCCGGTCTCCCTGGACCAGTTTCTGGGCCGCAAGGTGATCATGTTGGAGTTCTGGGCCACGTGGTGCGACATCTGCAAGGGCGAGATGCCCCGCCTGGAGCAGGAGTACCGCCAATACAAAGACAAGGGCTACCAGCTCCTGGCCATCACCCTGAGCCGCGGGGACAAGAAGGATCGGCAGAAGATCCGCACCCTGCGCGAGAAGTACAAGCTGACCTACCCCATGCTCATGGACACGGAGTTCGAGGTGGCCACCAAGATCTACGGGTTGTCCGGGCCGATCCCCCTCAAGGTGATCATCGACTGCCAGGGGGTGATCCGGTACGCCCACGTGGGGGACTACGCCGACGGCATCAGCGAGGTGCCGTTCGTGCTCGACGAGCTGTTGACCGATCCCGCCTGCAAACCCTAG
- a CDS encoding peroxiredoxin family protein: MRQVRRWAWVVVGLVLFAAAAVQAGEEADEWVGKPAPAFDLSDLDGNPYRLADLRGKVVWLNFWGLRCGPCIRELPELQKLWQKYRGQGLVLLAVNADGVDASFIRRQLESREDLKAAGITFPVTPDPEFGVIDAYGLMGAPLNVMIDKKGVIRFRHEGYEAGDEATYEKTLRALLAE; this comes from the coding sequence ATGAGGCAGGTGCGCAGATGGGCCTGGGTCGTGGTGGGACTGGTGCTCTTCGCGGCGGCGGCCGTCCAGGCGGGCGAGGAGGCGGACGAGTGGGTGGGCAAGCCGGCCCCCGCCTTCGACCTGTCCGACCTGGACGGCAATCCGTACCGGCTGGCCGACCTGAGGGGCAAGGTGGTGTGGCTCAACTTCTGGGGGTTGCGGTGCGGGCCGTGCATCCGGGAGCTGCCCGAGCTCCAGAAGCTCTGGCAGAAGTACCGGGGCCAGGGGCTGGTGCTTCTGGCCGTGAACGCCGACGGGGTGGACGCCTCGTTCATCCGGCGACAGCTGGAGAGCCGTGAGGACCTCAAGGCCGCCGGGATCACCTTTCCGGTGACGCCGGATCCGGAGTTCGGCGTGATCGATGCCTACGGCCTGATGGGCGCCCCCCTGAACGTGATGATCGACAAGAAGGGGGTGATCCGGTTCCGGCACGAAGGGTACGAGGCCGGGGACGAGGCCACCTACGAAAAGACCCTCCGGGCCCTGCTGGCGGAGTAG